One window of Thermus hydrothermalis genomic DNA carries:
- a CDS encoding phosphoribosyltransferase yields MEREALSWDELLAWVRLLAEKLRDEPVDLLLGIARGGLIPAALLAQALSIRNILTAAVMFYEGEETLPEPVFLQFPPDPLLFGKRVLVVDDVWDSGRTAYAVKGRIRKAGGVPVVATLHFKPGRNQVPDRPDFYAKETGAWVVYPWAPEVWLRD; encoded by the coding sequence ATGGAACGGGAGGCGCTTTCGTGGGACGAGCTTCTCGCCTGGGTCCGCCTCCTTGCCGAGAAGCTCCGGGATGAACCCGTTGACCTCCTCCTGGGCATCGCCCGGGGAGGCCTCATCCCCGCCGCCCTTCTGGCCCAGGCCCTTTCCATCCGGAATATCCTCACCGCGGCGGTGATGTTTTACGAGGGGGAAGAAACGCTTCCCGAGCCCGTCTTCCTCCAGTTCCCCCCTGACCCCCTCCTCTTCGGCAAGCGGGTCTTGGTGGTGGACGATGTCTGGGACTCGGGCCGCACCGCTTACGCCGTGAAGGGGCGCATCCGGAAGGCGGGGGGCGTGCCCGTGGTGGCCACCCTCCACTTCAAACCGGGCCGCAACCAGGTGCCGGACCGACCCGATTTCTACGCCAAGGAAACGGGGGCCTGGGTGGTCTACCCGTGGGCCCCCGAGGTCTGGCTTAGGGATTAG
- a CDS encoding aspartate kinase, with protein MALVVQKYGGTSVGDLERIHKVAQRIAHYREKGHKLAVVVSAMGHTTDELIALAKRVNPRPPFRELDLLTTTGEQVSVALLSMQLWAMGIPAKGFVQHQIGITTDGRYGDARILEVDPRRIQEAMEAGYVAVIAGFMGTTPEGEITTLGRGGSDTTAVAIAAALGAKECEIYTDTEGVYTTDPHLIPEARKLEVIGYDQMLEMAALGARVLHPRAVYYAKRYGVVLHVRSSFSYNPGTLVKEVSMEMGKAVTGAALDLDHAQIGLIGIPDQPGIAAKVFQALAERGIAVDMIIQGVPGHDPSRQQMAFTVKKDFAQEALEALEPVLAEIGGEAILRPDIAKVSIVGVGLASAPEIPAKMFQAVASTGANIEMIATSEVRISVIIPAEYAEAALRAVHQAFELDKP; from the coding sequence GTGGCCCTGGTGGTTCAAAAGTACGGCGGCACTTCCGTGGGCGACCTGGAGCGCATCCACAAGGTGGCCCAGCGCATCGCTCATTATCGGGAGAAGGGGCATAAACTTGCGGTGGTGGTGTCGGCCATGGGGCACACCACGGACGAGCTCATCGCCCTGGCCAAGCGGGTGAACCCGAGACCTCCTTTCCGCGAGCTGGACCTCCTCACCACCACGGGGGAGCAGGTTTCCGTGGCCCTCCTGTCCATGCAGCTTTGGGCCATGGGCATCCCCGCCAAGGGGTTTGTGCAGCACCAGATCGGCATCACCACCGACGGGCGCTACGGGGATGCCCGCATCCTCGAGGTAGACCCAAGGCGCATCCAGGAGGCTATGGAGGCGGGCTACGTGGCGGTGATCGCTGGCTTTATGGGCACCACCCCGGAAGGGGAGATCACCACCCTGGGCCGGGGGGGCTCGGACACCACCGCCGTGGCCATCGCCGCCGCTTTGGGGGCCAAGGAGTGCGAGATTTACACGGACACGGAAGGGGTTTACACCACGGACCCCCACCTGATCCCCGAGGCCCGGAAGCTGGAGGTCATCGGCTACGACCAGATGCTGGAGATGGCAGCCTTGGGGGCGAGGGTGCTTCACCCCCGGGCGGTCTACTACGCCAAGCGCTACGGGGTGGTGCTCCACGTGCGCTCTAGTTTTTCCTACAATCCCGGTACCCTGGTGAAGGAGGTCAGTATGGAGATGGGCAAGGCGGTGACGGGGGCGGCGTTGGACCTGGACCACGCCCAGATTGGGCTTATCGGCATTCCCGACCAGCCGGGCATCGCCGCCAAGGTCTTCCAGGCCTTGGCGGAACGGGGCATCGCCGTGGACATGATCATCCAGGGGGTGCCTGGCCACGACCCTTCCCGGCAGCAGATGGCCTTCACCGTGAAGAAGGACTTCGCCCAGGAGGCCCTCGAGGCCCTAGAGCCCGTCTTGGCCGAGATCGGCGGCGAGGCCATCCTCAGGCCGGACATCGCCAAGGTGTCCATCGTGGGGGTGGGACTCGCCTCGGCCCCGGAGATCCCCGCCAAGATGTTCCAGGCGGTGGCCTCCACGGGGGCCAACATTGAGATGATCGCCACCAGCGAGGTGCGCATCTCCGTCATCATCCCCGCCGAGTACGCCGAGGCCGCCCTGCGCGCCGTGCACCAGGCCTTTGAGCTGGACAAGCCCTGA
- a CDS encoding methyltransferase encodes MSLTLEAYHRLTPLPREGGFLYVKPGARGYRDPVYEALQKAVAPFGERALDLNPGVGWASLPLEGRMAVERLETSRAAFRCLERSGLRARLAPPWEAEEGAYDLVVLTLPAGRGTAYVEATLVAAARALRLGGRAYLAGDKNKGFERYFKEAKALFGYGEVIRREGPVRVALLEKEKEAPPLPALWRSFQARLFGETFTFHHLPGVFSAGKVDPASILLLQALRQALGPEGVRGKRVLDLGAGYGALTLPLARWGGEVTAVEDDLVSVLSLERSLAENRLRARVLHSDVDEALTEGERFDIIVTNPPFHVGGAVILDVAQAFVEAAAARLMPGGGFFLVANPFLKYEPLLEERFGAFKTLLVREYKVLYAQKEGGRR; translated from the coding sequence GTGAGCCTGACCCTCGAGGCCTACCACCGCCTCACCCCCCTGCCCCGGGAAGGCGGCTTCCTCTACGTGAAGCCCGGGGCCCGCGGCTACCGGGACCCCGTCTACGAGGCCTTGCAGAAGGCCGTGGCCCCCTTCGGGGAGCGCGCCTTGGACCTGAACCCGGGGGTGGGCTGGGCGAGCCTCCCCCTGGAAGGGCGGATGGCGGTGGAAAGGCTAGAAACCTCCCGGGCCGCCTTCCGCTGCCTGGAACGAAGCGGCCTAAGGGCCCGCCTCGCCCCCCCATGGGAGGCGGAGGAGGGCGCTTACGATCTGGTGGTCCTCACTCTTCCCGCGGGCCGGGGCACCGCCTACGTGGAGGCCACCCTGGTGGCCGCCGCCCGGGCCCTGCGCCTTGGGGGGAGGGCGTACCTGGCGGGGGATAAGAACAAGGGCTTTGAGCGCTACTTCAAAGAGGCCAAGGCCCTTTTCGGGTACGGCGAGGTGATCCGGCGGGAAGGCCCGGTGCGGGTGGCCCTTCTGGAGAAGGAAAAGGAGGCCCCGCCCCTCCCCGCCCTCTGGCGGAGCTTCCAGGCCAGGCTTTTCGGGGAAACCTTCACCTTCCACCACCTCCCCGGGGTCTTTTCCGCCGGCAAGGTGGACCCCGCCTCCATCCTGCTCCTCCAAGCCCTCCGGCAGGCCCTGGGCCCAGAGGGGGTGCGGGGGAAACGGGTCCTGGACCTGGGGGCGGGCTACGGGGCCCTCACCCTGCCCCTTGCCCGGTGGGGCGGGGAAGTGACGGCGGTGGAGGACGACCTGGTTTCCGTGCTTTCTTTGGAGCGAAGCCTTGCAGAAAACCGCCTTCGGGCGCGCGTGCTCCACTCGGACGTGGACGAGGCCTTGACGGAAGGCGAACGGTTTGACATCATAGTTACGAACCCCCCCTTTCACGTGGGGGGTGCGGTCATCCTGGATGTGGCCCAGGCCTTCGTGGAAGCGGCGGCGGCCCGGTTAATGCCGGGCGGTGGGTTTTTTCTGGTGGCGAACCCCTTTCTCAAGTACGAGCCCTTGCTAGAGGAACGCTTCGGTGCCTTCAAAACCCTCTTGGTGAGGGAGTACAAGGTGCTTTACGCCCAAAAGGAGGGAGGACGGCGTTGA
- the rpoD gene encoding RNA polymerase sigma factor RpoD, giving the protein MKKAKSKKTKEEMEAKDTLTTLEALPEPEAPGEDLADLPDPDPELLEAEADLALLDEGLDLEDDLLLTETEGEEPFEEGEEELSVPKVSTSDPVRQYLHEIGQVPLLTLEEEIELARKVEEGMEAIKKLSEATGLDQDLIREVVRAKILGTARIQEIPGLKGRLDPKTIEEVDQKLKSLPKELKRYLHIAREGEAARQHLIEANLRLVVSIAKKYTGRGLSFLDLIQEGNQGLIRAVEKFEYKRRFKFSTYATWWIRQAINRAIADQARTIRIPVHMVETINKLSRTARQLQQELGREPSYEEIAEAMGPGWDAKRVEETLKIAQEPVSLETPIGDEKDSFYGDFIPDERLPSPVEAAAQSLLSEELEKALSKLSEREAMVLKLRKGLIDGREHTLEEVGAYFGVTRERIRQIENKALRKLKYHESRTRKLRDFLD; this is encoded by the coding sequence TTGAAAAAGGCCAAGAGCAAGAAGACCAAAGAGGAGATGGAGGCCAAGGACACCCTCACCACCCTAGAGGCCCTTCCCGAGCCGGAGGCCCCGGGGGAGGACCTGGCGGACCTCCCCGATCCCGACCCCGAGCTCCTGGAAGCGGAGGCGGACCTGGCCCTTCTGGACGAGGGGCTGGACCTGGAAGACGACCTTCTCCTCACCGAAACGGAGGGCGAGGAGCCCTTTGAGGAGGGAGAGGAAGAGCTTTCCGTCCCCAAGGTTTCCACCTCCGACCCCGTGCGCCAGTACCTGCACGAGATCGGGCAGGTGCCCCTCCTCACCCTCGAGGAGGAGATTGAGCTCGCCAGGAAGGTGGAGGAGGGCATGGAGGCCATCAAGAAGCTCTCCGAGGCCACGGGGCTGGACCAGGACCTCATCCGGGAGGTGGTGCGGGCCAAGATCCTGGGCACCGCCCGCATCCAGGAGATCCCGGGCCTAAAGGGGAGGCTGGACCCCAAGACCATTGAGGAGGTGGACCAGAAGCTAAAAAGCCTCCCCAAGGAGCTCAAGCGCTACCTGCACATCGCCCGGGAGGGAGAAGCGGCGCGGCAACACCTGATTGAGGCCAACCTGCGCCTGGTGGTCTCCATCGCCAAGAAGTACACCGGCCGGGGCCTTTCCTTCCTGGACCTAATCCAAGAAGGTAACCAGGGCCTCATCCGGGCGGTGGAGAAGTTTGAGTACAAGCGCCGCTTCAAGTTCTCCACCTACGCCACCTGGTGGATCCGGCAGGCCATCAACCGGGCCATCGCCGACCAGGCCCGCACCATCCGCATCCCCGTGCACATGGTGGAGACCATCAACAAGCTCTCCCGCACCGCCCGCCAACTGCAGCAGGAGCTGGGCCGGGAGCCCAGCTACGAGGAGATCGCCGAGGCCATGGGCCCGGGCTGGGACGCCAAGCGGGTGGAGGAAACCCTGAAAATCGCTCAGGAGCCCGTGTCCCTGGAAACACCCATCGGGGACGAGAAGGACAGCTTCTACGGCGACTTCATACCCGACGAGCGCCTTCCCTCCCCCGTGGAGGCCGCCGCCCAAAGCCTCCTCTCCGAGGAGCTGGAAAAGGCCCTCTCCAAGCTCTCCGAGCGGGAGGCCATGGTGCTCAAGCTTCGGAAGGGGCTCATTGACGGCCGGGAGCACACCCTCGAGGAGGTGGGGGCCTACTTTGGCGTGACCCGGGAAAGGATCCGCCAGATTGAGAACAAGGCCCTGAGGAAGCTCAAGTACCACGAGTCCCGCACGCGGAAGCTCCGGGACTTCCTGGACTAG